The following coding sequences are from one Plasmodium knowlesi strain H genome assembly, chromosome: 9 window:
- a CDS encoding 40S ribosomal protein S4, putative, with amino-acid sequence MGKGIKKHMKRVNAPSHWMLNKMGGQYAPKTSSGPHRLIESIPLVILLRNRLKYALTFDEVKMILIQKIVKVDNKIRTDCTFPVGLMDVIHITKSNEYFRLLYDIKGRFVPHRITNEESKYKLCKVKKIILRKGRLSIAVTHDGRSIPYIHPDVKVNDTVRLDLETGKVLEHLKFQIGSMVMVTAGHSVGRVGIISSIDKNIGTYDIIHVKDSRGKIFATRLSNVFVIGDNSKPYISLPREKGIKLDIIEERRNKLKAQNN; translated from the exons ATG GGTAAAGGAATCAAGAAGCACATGAAGAGAGTCAATGCGCCCTCACATTGGATGTTGAACAAAATGGGCGGTCAATATGCGCCCAAAACGAGTAGCGGTCCACACAGGCTTATCGAAAGTATCCCCCTGGTAATTCTGTTAAGAAACCGACTGAAGTATGCCTTAACGTTTGATGAAGTGAAAATGATATTAATCcagaaaattgtaaaagtggacaacaaaataagaaCCGATTGCACATTCCCTGTTGGTCTTATGGACGTTATTCATATAACCAAGTCGAACGAATATTTTAGACTCCTGTACGACATTAAAGGAAGATTCGTCCCCCACCGAATTACCAATGAAGAGAGCAAATATAAATTGtgcaaagtgaagaaaatcaTTTTGAGAAAAGGACGATTATCCATTGCCGTTACACATGATGGTAGGAGCATTCCATACATCCACCCAGACGTTAAGGTGAATGATACGGTTCGATTAGACTTAGAAACCGGAAAAGTACTGGAGCATTTGAAATTTCAAATCGGCAGTATGGTTATGGTCACAGCTGGACACAGTGTTGGAAGAGTTGGTATCATTTCCTCCATTGATAAGAACATTGGAACATATGATATTATTCACGTAAAGGACtccaggggaaaaatatttgccACTCGTTTGAGCAACGTGTTTGTCATTGGAGATAATTCGAAGCCTTACATCAGTTTACCCCGAGAGAAAGGAATCAAGTTGGATATCATTGaggagagaaggaataagCTGAAGGCACAGAATAACTAG
- a CDS encoding tRNA-splicing ligase RtcB, putative — translation MKQGSRSEGARGDIRGYIQKTGERNLYRIKKGLVPNMNVEGHMYVNDKLKHLIDDEIEMYQLNRNSTFLPAVVQIANVSTLPGIVKASIALPDVHAGYGFSIGNVAAFDMSNEKAIISPGGVGFDINCGVRLIRTNLFYEDIKDKQDELAQLLFNNIPVGVGSQGCILCNQDKLDEALCLGMDWCVKEGYAWVEDKLNCEDNGRSFYADSNYVSVRAKKRGITQMGTLGAGNHYAEIQIVDEIYDKRSAKLMGIEKKNQVCIMIHSGSRGLGHQIATDALIEMEKSMTKYKIDVIDKQLACTPIHSKEGQNYLKAMGSACNFAWINRSSMTFLARQTFAKIFNQSPDDLDMHVIYDISHNIAKMEDHLVDGKMKKLLVHRKGSTRAFPPFHPAVPLDYQYCGQPILIGGTMGTYSYVLTGTDKAMETTFGSTCHGAGRALSRNKSRNTLNYMDVLQKMKEENISIRVASPKLIMEEAPESYKNVSEVVNTCHEAGISNKCFRLKPVAVIKG, via the coding sequence ATGAAGCAAGGGAGCCGAAGTGAAGGTGCTCGCGGGGATATCCGCGGCTACATCCAAAAGACGGGGGAAAGGAACCTCTAccgaataaaaaaggggttgGTCCCAAATATGAACGTAGAGGGGCACATGTACGTGAACGATAAGTTGAAGCATCTCATAGATGATGAAATAGAGATGTATCAACTGAACAGGAACTCTACTTTCCTCCCCGCCGTTGTTCAAATAGCAAATGTGTCTACCCTACCAGGTATCGTAAAGGCATCCATAGCCTTACCAGATGTACATGCAGGTTATGGGTTTTCCATAGGAAACGTTGCAGCCTTTGACATGAGCAATGAAAAGGCAATTATTTCTCCAGGGGGAGTAGGATTCGATATAAACTGTGGGGTGAGGTTAATTagaacaaatttattttacgaAGACATAAAGGATAAACAAGATGAATTGGCTCAGCTCCTTTTCAACAACATTCCAGTAGGAGTAGGATCACAGGGATGTATATTATGCAATCAAGACAAACTAGATGAAGCTCTGTGCCTTGGAATGGATTGGTGTGTGAAGGAAGGATACGCATGGGTAGAGGATAAGTTGAACTGTGAAGATAATGGAAGGAGTTTCTATGCTGATAGTAACTACGTATCTGTGAGAGCTAAAAAACGAGGGATAACACAGATGGGGACTTTGGGGGCTGGAAATCACTACGCTGAAATTCAAATTGTTGATGAAATATACGACAAGAGGAGTGCCAAACTGAtgggaatagaaaaaaaaaaccaagtGTGTATAATGATTCATTCAGGGAGTAGAGGCTTGGGTCATCAAATAGCTACGGATGCGTTAATAGAGATGGAGAAAAGCATGACCAAATATAAAATAGATGTTATTGATAAACAGCTAGCTTGTACTCCTATCCATTCTAAGGAAGGACAAAATTATCTTAAAGCCATGGGTTCTGCTTGTAATTTCGCCTGGATTAATAGATCCTCCATGACATTTTTAGCAAGACAAAcctttgcaaaaatatttaaccAATCACCAGACGACTTAGACATGCATGTCATATATGATATCTCACATAACATTGCCAAAATGGAGGATCATCTGGTGGAtgggaagatgaaaaaattgttagtTCACAGGAAAGGGTCCACCAGGGCTTTCCCGCCATTCCACCCTGCAGTTCCTTTAGATTACCAATACTGTGGACAACCCATTCTCATCGGAGGAACCATGGGTACCTACTCCTATGTCCTGACTGGTACGGACAAAGCTATGGAGACAACTTTCGGCTCTACTTGCCATGGGGCTGGGCGAGCACTAAGTAGAAATAAAAGCAGAAACACACTAAACTACATGGACGTtctgcaaaaaatgaaagaggaaaatatttccattcGAGTCGCTTCGCCAAAGTTAATTATGGAGGAAGCCCCAGAGTCGTATAAGAACGTTTCCGAAGTGGTCAATACGTGTCATGAAGCGGGCATATCCAACAAATGTTTTCGCCTGAAGCCGGTTGCCGTCATAAAGGGTTGA
- a CDS encoding centrin-4, putative, translated as MMLENSKEMTINEDVEKEIYECFSLFDTNKCGYIDIREFYFALKSLGLNFKKEEVKNLFLQVKKNIDDKLNFDEFFEIATKHIHKRYTEEEMDNMFALFDPNDTGKITLTSLRNVCAEIGEHIDEAELNHMIEFADRNNDKVIDKEEFKRVLLSAWKNDPLSDVDSD; from the exons ATGATGCTCGAGAACTCCAAAGAAATGACAATAAATGAGGATGTCGAAAAAGAGATATATGAATGCTTCTCTCTGTTCGATACAAACAAATGCGGTTATATCGATATTCGCGAATTTTACTTTGCCCTTAAGTCGCTTGGACTGAATTtcaaaaaagaggaagtaaagaatCTCTTTCTccaagtgaagaaaaacatcGATGATAAATTAAATTTCGATGAATTTTTCGAAATCGCAACGAAACATATTCATAAGAGATACACTGAGGAGGAAATGGACAACATGTTTGCGCTCTTCGACCCTAATGATACAG GAAAAATAACACTAACATCTTTGCGAAACGTTTGTGCCGAAATAG GGGAACACATCGACGAGGCGGAATTGAACCACATGATTGAGTTTGCCGACAGAAACAACGACAAGGTTATCGACAAGGAGGAATTCAAGAGAGTCCTCCTAAGTGCATGGAAAAACGACCCGCTCAGTGACGTAGACTCGGATTAG
- a CDS encoding translocon component PTEX88, putative, with product MAVLFLLFLLGLTVPLAKSTNQYSIKHTGDLILTNQLNSLVNARVVPNENTFNLEIDKLINFPVQCIPHSAVDYNSERKKKPIYFVKHEFKNSLHLYKNNVNLLALNFPDKFYIVGIAANNGFVLMITDVDIYKIDAKKKKISLMNVIAQKYANIMNNKEMFFTGIVADSQENHFFVIASIKQNYFILHVKYNEQDDHIEIINVIETINGKKIRILNGLAVLDNSLFITENAENVFRLTLNRSNNSVQAKKLHTFSNGNKIVGLSANVMPDEEDTNSKKVYLIVNVKHVTNDKPSSEGKLYLMNIKKNDSVDVYTVLDLYSKDINSLYFSIYDVHLVNEEEEYERGALTKELNNNKAKFLNLDSATTNNATTDSETEMAEKKRKEEDAKYKLTILWTNNYNCTVNKGIIDLRNVKEGAGGKEAKIPFASITNQYALAPHITCASSCSGKEKLFKDMCYYDSVNNYVSILSKGEEYNEHYSGNFLFDGLKNFIAFDYKSHMDVHVLTYPMNNTVYVHADKINFTINLPKPFGLCMDIYNSTENNVIVYITGNDDAQNYINRCVINKAEESYQCYNVFRKKNESNEYFQHISFITFEESIGNRVNYIYVTNNKTHIYKMTKQNEKWLFEEWLNLDDPNQRIGPITTSVNYFFVKENVLDNFLRKYPQKKLLAKFQKPNQDDLHITEDGYIFLTTSHTVIFVSNHDSYGQDSSSSIHFYTSILKEKYYQSFAVDSLVFNIENNSKFNYYLDY from the coding sequence ATGGCAGTCTTGttccttttatttctcctGGGGTTGACGGTACCCCTAGCAAAGAGCACGAATCAGTACAGCATCAAACACACAGGAGATCTAATCCTGACAAATCAGTTGAACAGTTTAGTAAACGCAAGAGTGGTTCCAAATGAAAATACATTTAATTTAGAAATAGATAAGTTGATAAATTTCCCAGTGCAGTGTATCCCGCATAGTGCAGTGGATTACAACtccgaaaggaagaagaagccaatttattttgtaaaacatGAATTCAAGAATTCTCTACAtttatacaaaaataatgtgaATCTGTTGGCTTTAAATTTTCCAGACAAGTTCTACATAGTGGGCATAGCTGCAAATAATGGGTTCGTCTTAATGATAACAGATGTGGACATTTACAAAATAGatgcaaagaagaaaaaaatatccttgATGAATGTGATTGcacaaaaatatgcaaacaTAATGAACAACAAGGAAATGTTCTTCACAGGTATCGTTGCCGATTCACAGGAAAATCACTTCTTTGTTATTGCTTCTATTAAACAAAATTACTTTATCCTCCATGTCAAGTACAATGAACAGGATGATCACATAGAAATTATTAATGTAATTGAGACTATTAATGGGAAGAAGATAAGGATATTGAATGGATTAGCAGTGCTAGATAACAGTTTGTTCATCACAGAAAACGCGGAAAATGTTTTCAGGTTGACACTAAACAGGAGCAACAACTCTGTACAAGCTAAGAAGTTACATACTTTTtcgaatggaaataaaatagtCGGTCTCAGTGCCAATGTGATGCCTGACGAGGAGGATACAAATAGTAAGAAGGTCTATCTTATTGTCAATGTAAAGCACGTGACGAATGATAAACCCTCATCAGAAGGAAAACTTTACCTTATGAACATAAAGAAGAACGACTCGGTTGACGTGTACACTGTGTTGGATCTTTACAGTAAGGATATAAATTCGTTGTATTTCTCTATCTACGATGTCCACCTGgtaaatgaagaggaagaatatgAAAGGGGAGCTCTCACAAAAGAACTTAACAATAATAAAGCGAAATTCTTAAATTTGGATAGTGCCACCACGAACAACGCTACCACTGATAGTGAAACAGAGATGGCAGAaaagaaacgaaaagaaGAGGATGCCAAATATAAGCTAACAATTTTGTGGACTAATAATTACAACTGTACTGTTAACAAAGGAATTATCGACTTGAGGAATGTAAAAGAAGGTGCAGGTGGTAAAGAAGCTAAAATACCATTTGCCAGCATTACGAACCAATATGCATTGGCACCCCACATTACCTGTGCAAGTAGTTGCtccggaaaggaaaaattattcaagGACATGTGTTACTACGATTCAGTGAATAACTATGTTAGTATCCTTAGCAAGGGAGAAGAGTACAATGAACATTACAGTGGTAATTTCCTCTTCGATGGActgaaaaattttattgCATTTGATTATAAATCACATATGGATGTACACGTTCTGACGTACCCCATGAACAACACCGTGTATGTTCATGcagacaaaataaattttaccATAAATTTGCCAAAGCCTTTCGGATTATGCATGGACATATACAACAGCACAGAAAATAATGTCATCGTGTACATTACAGGAAATGATGATGCGCAAAATTACATAAATAGGTGTGTCATTAACAAGGCGGAAGAATCCTACCAGTGCTATAACGTGTTcaggaagaagaatgaatCGAATGAGTACTTCCAACACATATCGTTTATAACGTTCGAGGAAAGCATCGGTAACAGAGTTAACTATATCTACGTAACGAACAATAAGacacatatttataaaatGACAAAACAGAATGAGAAGTGGTTATTTGAGGAATGGCTGAATTTGGATGATCCGAACCAAAGGATTGGTCCAATAACAACTTCCGTgaactatttttttgttaaagaaAATGTCCTCGATAATTTCCTGCGCAAATATCCGCAGAAAAAATTGCTCGCAAAATTCCAAAAGCCTAACCAGGACGACCTGCATATCACGGAAGATGGCTACATTTTTCTAACCACATCTCACACGGTTATCTTCGTGTCTAATCATGATTCATACGGCCAAGACAGTAGCTCCAGCATCCACTTTTACACTTCCATACTGAAGGAGAAGTACTACCAATCCTTTGCTGTCGACAGCTTAGTCTTCAACATAGAGAACAACTCCAAGTTCAATTACTATTTGGATTACTGA